A genomic window from Halogeometricum borinquense DSM 11551 includes:
- the priS gene encoding DNA primase small subunit PriS, with translation MEAHTREYLEGRFGDYYRGADVALPPTPERREWGYIPWSAGGTTMVRHQSLLDIGNLGDFLTRTAPQHVYFSAARFNDPGAGTMDEKGWQSADLVFDLDADHLPGVDPETTSYADMLAACKDDLLSLLDILENDFDFTDTQVVFSGGRGYHVHVRDENVRELDSDARREIVDYVRAIDLDVEGLIGTESNRGTTRRVLRRHGGWGARVHDRLLELAENLREMEEEAALERLQELQGIGEGRAKTILGQIHNNFEAIREGNVEAGGPGTRILVNALAEEAVTAETAPIDEPVTTDTKRLIRLPGSLHGGSGLRVKTLERDEVADFDPLEDAIPDRFRGEKIKIRVTEPGPVEFDGDSFTLSAGDQSVKECLGVFLMARGRAEKETK, from the coding sequence CGAGTGGGGATATATCCCGTGGAGTGCCGGGGGAACGACGATGGTCCGACACCAGTCGCTGCTCGACATTGGCAACCTCGGTGACTTTTTGACGCGGACGGCCCCGCAGCACGTCTACTTCTCCGCTGCGCGGTTCAATGATCCCGGTGCGGGGACAATGGACGAGAAAGGGTGGCAGTCGGCCGACCTGGTGTTCGACTTGGACGCCGACCACCTCCCGGGCGTCGACCCCGAGACGACCTCCTATGCGGATATGTTGGCTGCGTGTAAAGACGATCTGTTGAGCCTCCTCGATATCCTGGAGAACGACTTCGATTTTACTGACACACAGGTCGTTTTCTCGGGGGGCCGCGGGTACCACGTCCACGTACGCGACGAGAACGTCCGCGAACTGGACAGCGATGCCAGGCGGGAGATTGTCGATTACGTCCGCGCCATCGACTTAGATGTCGAGGGACTCATCGGCACGGAGTCGAATCGCGGGACGACCCGGCGCGTCCTCCGCCGACACGGTGGATGGGGCGCGCGCGTTCACGACAGACTCCTCGAACTCGCCGAAAATCTGCGCGAGATGGAAGAAGAGGCGGCCCTCGAACGGTTACAGGAACTCCAAGGCATTGGTGAGGGCCGCGCGAAGACGATCTTAGGACAGATACACAACAACTTCGAGGCCATCCGCGAGGGGAACGTCGAGGCGGGCGGTCCCGGTACGCGCATTCTCGTGAATGCCCTCGCCGAGGAGGCGGTCACCGCGGAGACGGCACCGATTGACGAACCGGTAACGACGGACACGAAGCGTCTCATCCGCCTGCCCGGCAGTCTGCATGGCGGGTCCGGACTCCGCGTAAAGACGCTCGAACGCGACGAAGTCGCGGACTTCGATCCGCTCGAAGACGCGATTCCGGACCGCTTCCGCGGAGAAAAAATCAAGATTCGCGTGACCGAACCCGGTCCCGTCGAATTCGACGGCGATAGTTTTACACTCAGTGCTGGTGACCAATCGGTGAAAGAATGCCTCGGCGTCTTTCTCATGGCCCGTGGGCGTGCTGAAAAGGAGACAAAATGA
- a CDS encoding DNA replication complex subunit Gins51, protein MNLDELRSVRRTERQKDSLQHLRDSFYEDVADYIAQQKAERKRAADRADDPFSDPEVGRLTDEIETAEDVVEAIYERRVGKVVKLASFAAADMSADTNGLTAEERDLFDDLVSRIKQNRETVLDVLAGKRSGSATTTEMGNTSSGGTDVPAAESTSQTTPDEVPPADPGTDETPPPPPEVDPEADSQTPADGAGDVLADAMGDGPSAGDETPVRDDTPPTDTSSATPESMADGATATDTAATDSTDGDRPTTEAEAVAAEQPSNDSTDSATEADDTERVTLRITQDVGQILGVDEREYDLATEDVVTLPTTNADPLLERGAAERLD, encoded by the coding sequence ATGAATTTAGACGAGTTACGGAGCGTCCGGCGGACAGAGCGACAGAAGGACAGCCTCCAGCATCTCCGCGACTCGTTCTACGAGGACGTTGCGGACTATATCGCCCAGCAGAAGGCCGAACGGAAGCGCGCCGCCGACCGGGCGGACGATCCGTTCTCGGACCCCGAAGTCGGCCGCCTCACCGACGAAATCGAGACGGCAGAGGATGTCGTCGAGGCGATATACGAACGCCGAGTCGGCAAAGTCGTCAAACTCGCCTCCTTCGCTGCGGCGGACATGAGCGCGGATACGAACGGTCTCACCGCAGAGGAGCGCGACCTGTTCGATGACTTGGTGAGCCGGATCAAACAGAACCGCGAAACCGTCTTGGACGTTCTCGCGGGCAAGCGCTCCGGATCTGCGACGACCACCGAGATGGGGAACACGTCGAGTGGCGGTACTGACGTACCGGCTGCCGAGTCCACCTCGCAGACGACACCCGACGAGGTACCACCCGCAGACCCCGGTACCGACGAAACACCACCGCCACCACCGGAGGTCGATCCGGAGGCGGACTCCCAGACACCAGCGGATGGCGCTGGTGACGTTCTCGCGGACGCGATGGGCGACGGACCCAGCGCGGGAGACGAGACCCCGGTTCGTGACGATACTCCCCCGACAGACACGTCGTCTGCGACTCCCGAATCGATGGCCGACGGTGCGACAGCCACCGATACGGCGGCCACCGATTCGACGGACGGTGACCGACCGACCACCGAGGCCGAAGCCGTCGCGGCCGAGCAACCGTCTAACGATTCTACGGACTCTGCGACCGAGGCGGACGACACCGAACGCGTCACACTCCGAATCACCCAAGACGTGGGTCAGATTCTCGGGGTGGACGAGCGCGAGTACGACCTCGCAACCGAGGACGTTGTGACGCTGCCGACGACGAACGCGGACCCACTTCTCGAACGCGGGGCTGCCGAACGTCTCGACTGA
- the bcp gene encoding thioredoxin-dependent thiol peroxidase, whose translation MLNVGDEAPDFELQNQDGEKVSLSDFENEYVVVYFYPRANTPGCTTEACEFRDASNEFEAHDATVLGISDDPISDLEEFADDHDLSFPLLSDEDGAVASAYDSYGEKNMFGNTFDGVFRNSYVVAPDGTIAFAYEGVSPEGHAEEILSDLKAHRESSD comes from the coding sequence ATGCTCAACGTCGGTGACGAAGCCCCGGATTTCGAGTTGCAGAATCAGGACGGCGAGAAAGTGTCGCTCTCGGACTTCGAGAACGAGTACGTTGTCGTCTATTTCTACCCGCGCGCGAACACGCCGGGATGTACCACCGAGGCGTGCGAGTTCCGCGACGCCTCAAACGAGTTCGAGGCACACGACGCAACGGTCCTCGGAATCAGCGACGACCCTATCTCCGACCTCGAAGAGTTCGCGGATGACCACGACCTTTCGTTCCCGCTCCTCTCGGACGAGGACGGTGCAGTCGCGTCGGCGTACGACTCCTACGGTGAGAAAAACATGTTCGGCAACACGTTCGATGGCGTGTTCCGGAACTCGTACGTCGTCGCACCCGACGGGACCATCGCGTTCGCCTACGAAGGTGTTTCGCCTGAAGGGCATGCAGAAGAGATTCTCTCGGACCTCAAAGCCCACCGCGAGTCGAGCGACTAG
- a CDS encoding CDC48 family AAA ATPase has translation MKLIVKPLKQKDAGRGLAAIDRAAAEELGLEGGDYIRIEGDGGTAIARVWPGYPEDRGSGVVRIDGRLRQQANVGIDDRVQVEPADVKPAKTVSIALPQNLRIGGNVGTYIRDKLSGQPVTKGQSIQLPLGFGFMASSNQSVPVKIASTQPDGTVVITDSTEVQISQKPAEEIHGAEGRDTSEGPSVTYEDIGGLDRELEQVREMIELPMRHPELFKRLGIDPPKGVLLHGPPGTGKTLIAKAVANEIDASFHTISGPEIMSKYYGESEEQLREIFEDAEENAPAIVFIDEIDSIAPKRGEAGGDVERRVVAQLLSLMDGLDERGEVVVIGATNRVDAIDPALRRGGRFDREIEIGVPDKEGRKEILQVHTRNMPTAEGVDLDEYAEITHGFVGADIESLAKESAMNALRRIRPQLDLDEDEIDTDVLESLEVREDDFKDAMKGIEPSALREVFVEVPDVTWENVGGLENTKERLRETIQWPLEYPEVYEKMDMQSAKGVLLYGPPGTGKTLLAKAVANEADSNFISVKGPELLNKYVGESEKGVREIFKKARENAPTVVFFDEIDSIAIERGQSSGDSGVSERVVSQLLTELDGLESLEDVVVIATSNRPDLIDSALLRPGRLDRHIHVPVPDEEARHAIFEVHTEHKPLADDVDLDQLARKTEGYVGADIEAVCREASMAASREFINSVEPEEVEESIGNVRVTMDHFEAALDEVNPSVTQETRRRYEEIEERFQKSDVERDPEEKVGRTFQ, from the coding sequence ATGAAGCTCATTGTCAAACCACTGAAGCAGAAAGACGCTGGTCGTGGACTTGCGGCGATTGATCGCGCTGCCGCCGAAGAACTCGGTCTCGAAGGCGGCGATTATATCCGCATCGAGGGTGACGGCGGCACCGCCATCGCTCGTGTGTGGCCCGGTTACCCCGAGGACCGCGGCAGTGGCGTCGTTCGTATCGACGGCCGACTTCGCCAACAGGCGAACGTCGGCATCGACGACCGCGTACAGGTCGAACCCGCGGACGTAAAGCCCGCAAAAACCGTCTCTATCGCCCTGCCGCAGAACCTCCGTATCGGCGGCAACGTCGGGACGTACATCCGCGACAAGCTCTCCGGACAGCCCGTCACGAAGGGGCAGAGCATCCAACTTCCCCTTGGATTCGGATTCATGGCCTCCTCGAACCAGTCGGTGCCGGTTAAAATCGCCTCCACGCAACCGGACGGCACCGTCGTTATCACCGACTCCACGGAGGTCCAGATAAGCCAGAAACCCGCAGAGGAGATTCACGGCGCTGAGGGTCGTGACACCAGTGAGGGCCCGTCGGTAACCTACGAGGACATCGGCGGCCTCGACAGAGAACTCGAACAGGTCCGGGAGATGATCGAACTTCCGATGCGGCACCCGGAACTGTTCAAGCGCCTCGGCATCGACCCGCCGAAAGGCGTGCTCCTGCACGGTCCGCCGGGCACCGGGAAGACGCTCATCGCCAAGGCCGTCGCCAACGAGATAGACGCGTCCTTCCACACGATCTCCGGTCCGGAGATCATGTCGAAGTACTACGGCGAGTCCGAAGAGCAACTCCGCGAGATATTCGAAGATGCCGAAGAGAACGCGCCGGCCATCGTCTTCATCGACGAGATCGACTCCATCGCACCCAAGCGCGGTGAGGCTGGCGGTGACGTGGAACGGCGCGTCGTTGCCCAACTCCTCTCGCTGATGGACGGGCTAGACGAACGCGGAGAAGTCGTCGTGATCGGCGCGACGAACCGCGTCGACGCCATCGACCCGGCGCTTCGGCGCGGAGGCCGGTTCGACCGCGAAATCGAGATCGGCGTCCCCGACAAGGAGGGCCGTAAAGAGATTCTACAGGTCCACACGCGGAACATGCCGACCGCCGAGGGCGTAGACCTCGACGAGTACGCGGAGATTACGCACGGGTTCGTCGGCGCGGACATCGAGAGCCTCGCCAAGGAATCCGCGATGAACGCTCTACGGCGTATCCGCCCGCAGTTGGACCTCGACGAGGACGAGATCGATACCGACGTCCTGGAGTCGCTAGAGGTCCGCGAGGACGACTTCAAGGACGCGATGAAGGGTATCGAACCCTCCGCGCTCCGCGAAGTGTTCGTCGAAGTTCCCGACGTGACGTGGGAGAACGTCGGTGGCCTCGAAAACACCAAAGAGCGCCTCCGCGAGACCATCCAGTGGCCGCTGGAGTACCCCGAGGTGTACGAGAAGATGGACATGCAGTCGGCGAAGGGTGTCCTGCTCTACGGGCCGCCGGGGACGGGGAAGACCCTTCTGGCGAAGGCTGTCGCCAACGAGGCCGATTCCAACTTCATCTCCGTGAAGGGGCCAGAACTGCTCAACAAGTACGTCGGCGAGTCCGAGAAGGGTGTCCGTGAGATATTCAAAAAGGCGCGCGAGAACGCCCCGACCGTGGTGTTCTTCGACGAGATTGACTCTATCGCCATCGAGCGCGGCCAAAGCTCCGGTGATTCGGGCGTCTCCGAACGCGTCGTCTCGCAACTCCTGACCGAACTCGACGGGCTGGAGTCGCTCGAAGACGTGGTCGTCATCGCCACCTCCAACCGGCCGGATCTCATCGATTCGGCGCTTCTGCGTCCGGGGCGACTCGACAGGCACATCCACGTGCCTGTTCCCGATGAGGAGGCACGGCACGCCATCTTCGAGGTACACACCGAGCACAAACCGCTGGCAGACGACGTTGATCTCGACCAACTCGCCCGCAAGACCGAGGGCTACGTCGGGGCCGACATCGAAGCGGTCTGCCGCGAGGCATCGATGGCTGCGAGTCGGGAGTTCATCAACAGCGTGGAACCCGAAGAAGTCGAAGAGTCCATCGGCAACGTCCGCGTCACCATGGATCATTTCGAGGCGGCACTCGACGAAGTCAACCCGAGCGTCACCCAAGAGACGCGCCGTCGGTACGAGGAAATCGAAGAGCGGTTCCAGAAGAGCGACGTCGAACGCGATCCTGAGGAAAAAGTCGGCCGGACGTTCCAGTAA
- a CDS encoding Hsp20/alpha crystallin family protein, protein MDMQQFVGGNEGFLRRYEYEDSWVVAADLGAFGDEVDVDIVGTTAIVVAEMGDRVTETEFELPGEDASVSTNNGILTITVQK, encoded by the coding sequence ATGGATATGCAACAGTTCGTCGGCGGCAACGAGGGATTCCTCCGCCGCTACGAGTACGAAGACAGTTGGGTCGTCGCCGCCGACCTCGGCGCGTTTGGCGACGAGGTGGACGTGGACATCGTCGGTACGACCGCCATCGTCGTCGCCGAGATGGGCGACAGAGTTACCGAGACGGAATTCGAACTTCCCGGTGAGGACGCGTCGGTTTCGACGAACAACGGCATACTCACTATCACCGTTCAAAAATGA
- a CDS encoding RNA-guided endonuclease InsQ/TnpB family protein, which yields MEYRRTAVIKLDTPKGANPILHETVEQFKHCANTASEWCWHGRRQIPVESGCQPETRGVSSDDDGYHVTSKAKAEQALYDQLRNETNLTANLIQKGIRRAVEAVKSGVERLKRGERTSRPYFSADSAVYDKRSATFHRDHVSLSTVDGRIECDYILPDDSEKPPTKYVSDEDFEFRMAHLQYRDGDWYLHASMRKVEESDDPESDSKHRTVLGVDLGVNNLAVASTGRFWSADEFNHWRREYEKRRGSLQQCGSRHAHENIESVGHKETGRFEIYLHSVANELIEEAVEYDCSHIVFEDLTHIRENIPKATWQHVWAFRRLYEYVEYKAEEYGVEAVQVDPRNTSKRCSTCGFTHSDNRSGEAFCCQKCGYENHADYNASKNIGLQYLRRRQNADDGGASVDVRLNRGTLNVNGEYSSTALGS from the coding sequence GTGGAATACCGTCGAACCGCCGTCATCAAACTCGACACTCCCAAAGGAGCAAATCCGATTCTCCATGAGACTGTCGAGCAGTTCAAACACTGCGCCAACACCGCAAGCGAGTGGTGCTGGCACGGGCGTCGCCAGATTCCTGTAGAATCTGGCTGCCAACCAGAAACGCGCGGCGTTTCTAGTGACGACGACGGATACCACGTCACATCCAAAGCCAAAGCCGAACAAGCTCTCTACGACCAACTCCGCAACGAAACCAACCTCACCGCGAATCTCATCCAGAAAGGGATTCGACGGGCGGTTGAAGCCGTCAAAAGCGGAGTTGAACGCCTCAAGCGTGGCGAGAGAACCTCACGACCCTACTTCTCAGCAGATAGCGCCGTGTACGACAAGCGAAGTGCAACGTTCCACCGCGACCACGTTTCCCTCTCTACCGTTGACGGACGTATCGAGTGCGATTACATCCTTCCCGACGACTCGGAGAAACCACCAACGAAGTACGTCTCCGACGAGGATTTCGAGTTTCGGATGGCGCACTTACAGTACCGCGACGGCGACTGGTACTTGCACGCTTCCATGCGGAAGGTCGAAGAAAGCGACGACCCCGAATCCGATTCCAAGCACAGAACAGTTCTTGGTGTGGATTTGGGCGTGAACAACCTCGCCGTCGCTTCAACAGGGCGCTTCTGGTCGGCAGACGAGTTCAACCACTGGCGCAGAGAGTACGAGAAACGCCGTGGATCGCTCCAACAGTGCGGCTCGCGTCACGCTCACGAGAACATCGAGAGTGTCGGTCACAAAGAGACGGGGAGATTCGAGATATATCTGCACTCGGTGGCGAACGAACTCATCGAGGAGGCCGTCGAATACGACTGCTCGCATATCGTGTTCGAGGACTTGACCCACATTCGGGAGAACATCCCGAAGGCGACGTGGCAACACGTATGGGCGTTCCGACGCCTCTACGAATACGTCGAATACAAAGCTGAGGAGTACGGCGTGGAAGCCGTACAGGTTGACCCACGCAACACGTCGAAGCGGTGTTCGACGTGTGGGTTTACCCATAGCGACAATCGGTCTGGGGAAGCGTTCTGTTGTCAGAAGTGTGGGTACGAGAACCACGCTGACTACAACGCTTCCAAGAACATCGGTTTGCAGTATCTCCGTCGTCGGCAAAACGCGGACGATGGAGGCGCATCCGTAGATGTGCGCTTGAATCGCGGGACGCTGAACGTGAACGGCGAATATTCGTCTACTGCTCTTGGCAGTTAG
- a CDS encoding alpha/beta fold hydrolase — translation MDTVTHHGRETAYRVSDRGAAGPTLLFVHGSGGTHAVWKSQFRLSDEFPVAVLDLSGHGESDDIDAEPGYETCSAYVDDVVAVAEEVDASVLIGNSLGGAVILTALLEREVDVDGLILAGTGAKLAVLDDLLMWLSNDFPRAVSFLHDSDRLFHDPEHEYAMLSQEAMQDVGRAVTERDFRTCHEFDVRDELDAVDVPTLALVGEHDRLTPQSYHEYFCEEMPDCELGIVEDAAHLSMLEQPEAFNTAIQDFVNRRLE, via the coding sequence ATGGACACCGTCACACACCACGGACGCGAGACGGCGTACCGAGTCTCCGACCGCGGCGCGGCGGGACCGACGCTTCTGTTCGTCCACGGAAGCGGAGGCACGCACGCCGTCTGGAAGTCCCAGTTTCGTCTTTCCGACGAGTTTCCGGTCGCCGTCCTCGACTTGAGCGGTCACGGCGAAAGCGACGATATCGATGCCGAACCAGGATACGAGACGTGTTCTGCCTACGTGGACGATGTCGTCGCCGTCGCTGAGGAAGTTGATGCGTCCGTCTTAATCGGCAATTCGCTCGGCGGTGCCGTAATTCTCACGGCGCTCCTCGAACGAGAAGTCGATGTTGACGGACTCATTCTCGCCGGGACGGGTGCGAAGCTTGCCGTTCTCGATGACCTGTTGATGTGGCTCTCTAATGACTTCCCCCGTGCTGTGTCGTTCTTGCACGACTCGGATCGGCTGTTTCACGACCCGGAGCACGAGTACGCGATGCTCTCGCAGGAAGCGATGCAAGACGTCGGGCGCGCAGTGACAGAGCGCGACTTTCGGACCTGCCACGAGTTCGACGTTCGGGACGAACTCGACGCGGTCGATGTGCCGACGCTGGCCCTCGTTGGTGAACACGACAGGCTCACTCCTCAGTCGTATCACGAGTATTTCTGCGAGGAGATGCCGGACTGCGAACTCGGAATCGTTGAAGACGCCGCGCACCTCTCGATGCTGGAGCAACCCGAGGCGTTCAACACGGCGATACAGGACTTCGTCAACCGCCGACTGGAGTAG
- the panB gene encoding 3-methyl-2-oxobutanoate hydroxymethyltransferase — protein MTSVRDVREKAGTTPITMLTAYDATTAGVANEAGIDVLLVGDSMGNTDLGYDSTLPVTVDEVASRTAAVSRGADDALVVADMPFLSVGVDEATSIENCGRMVKEAGADAVKLESGSHTVELTERLVQLGIPVMTHLGLTPQRVKETGYTQQGTTRDEGHEILDLARKHEEAGAFALVLEHIPANLAAQVTDALSIPTIGIGAGSDCDGQVLVVDDVLGLSSYSPPFSKQYGNVREQMLDAVSAYREDVESGGFPADEHSHVVDELDDLY, from the coding sequence ATGACCTCGGTACGTGACGTACGCGAGAAAGCGGGGACGACGCCGATAACGATGCTGACTGCATACGACGCGACGACCGCCGGCGTAGCGAACGAGGCGGGTATCGACGTGCTTCTCGTCGGTGACAGTATGGGCAACACCGACCTCGGATACGACTCGACGCTTCCGGTTACGGTAGACGAGGTGGCATCGCGGACGGCGGCCGTCTCGCGCGGCGCGGACGACGCGCTCGTCGTCGCGGATATGCCTTTCCTCTCCGTTGGCGTGGACGAGGCGACGAGCATCGAGAACTGCGGGCGCATGGTAAAGGAAGCGGGCGCGGATGCGGTGAAGTTAGAGTCGGGAAGTCACACGGTCGAACTCACCGAACGACTCGTCCAACTCGGGATTCCGGTGATGACACACCTCGGTCTGACGCCCCAACGAGTGAAAGAGACGGGCTACACCCAGCAGGGGACGACACGCGATGAAGGCCACGAAATCCTCGACTTGGCCAGAAAACACGAGGAAGCGGGCGCGTTCGCACTGGTTCTCGAACACATCCCTGCAAATCTCGCGGCACAGGTCACCGACGCCCTCTCGATTCCGACGATTGGCATCGGCGCGGGATCTGACTGCGACGGACAGGTGTTGGTCGTCGACGACGTGCTCGGTCTGTCCTCGTACTCGCCGCCGTTCTCGAAGCAGTACGGAAACGTCCGCGAGCAGATGCTTGACGCGGTGTCGGCGTACCGCGAAGATGTCGAATCCGGCGGCTTCCCGGCCGACGAACACAGTCACGTCGTGGACGAGTTAGACGACCTGTACTGA
- a CDS encoding DUF5822 domain-containing protein, whose product MPRVERTNPDGVDYGWVMQTTFVVTILVGSPTVAALSIAYELPTWAARASFAIRVGAVIWILTAISAFIYAKRTDAGDGGTPPEADIEMDD is encoded by the coding sequence GTGCCACGCGTCGAACGAACGAACCCCGATGGCGTTGATTACGGGTGGGTGATGCAGACGACGTTCGTCGTCACCATTCTCGTCGGGTCGCCGACCGTCGCCGCGCTCTCAATCGCCTACGAGCTTCCAACGTGGGCCGCGCGCGCCTCGTTTGCGATCCGTGTCGGTGCCGTCATCTGGATACTCACCGCGATTTCCGCCTTCATCTACGCGAAGCGAACTGACGCGGGCGACGGCGGGACGCCACCCGAAGCGGACATCGAGATGGACGACTGA
- a CDS encoding translation initiation factor eIF-2B — translation MIDDTIEEIREMQTHSSSVVAVKATRALTELLDRDHATVEEYERDLERNVGALKRANPSHASLYNAMEGVLTRVTGEASTVDEAKELTESAVERVVEDIENGKSRAAANAAKTFKDGETFLTHDYSSTVLEAVEIAAADGNHMTTYVTEARPRYLGRKTARTLSGIDRIEPHLIVDGAAGIFLEECDRVVVGMDCIVEDTLYNRVGTFPIVATAAQLDIPVTVVGSGAKIVDDGFIFENEIRSTAEVSLEPVEDVFIENPAYDATPTELVDEVITDEGVRTF, via the coding sequence ATGATTGACGACACGATAGAGGAAATCAGGGAGATGCAAACACACAGTTCCTCGGTCGTCGCCGTCAAGGCCACGCGGGCCCTGACGGAACTGCTCGACCGCGACCACGCGACGGTCGAGGAGTACGAGCGAGACCTCGAACGCAACGTCGGGGCGTTAAAGCGAGCGAACCCCTCGCACGCGTCGCTCTACAACGCAATGGAGGGTGTTCTCACTCGCGTCACAGGCGAGGCGTCTACCGTGGACGAAGCGAAAGAACTCACCGAATCGGCCGTCGAACGCGTCGTCGAGGACATCGAGAACGGGAAGTCACGAGCGGCGGCTAACGCCGCGAAAACGTTCAAAGACGGCGAAACGTTCCTCACACACGATTACTCTTCGACCGTGTTGGAAGCCGTCGAAATCGCGGCCGCGGATGGGAACCACATGACCACGTACGTCACCGAGGCACGCCCGCGCTACCTCGGCCGAAAGACGGCACGGACGCTCTCGGGTATCGACCGCATCGAGCCACATCTGATCGTGGACGGCGCAGCGGGCATCTTCCTCGAAGAGTGCGACCGCGTCGTCGTCGGCATGGACTGCATCGTTGAGGACACGCTGTACAACCGCGTCGGCACGTTCCCCATCGTCGCTACCGCGGCGCAACTCGACATCCCCGTCACCGTTGTCGGATCGGGTGCGAAGATTGTCGATGACGGGTTCATCTTCGAAAACGAGATTCGCTCCACGGCGGAAGTGTCGTTGGAACCCGTCGAAGACGTTTTCATCGAGAACCCCGCCTACGACGCGACGCCGACGGAACTCGTAGACGAGGTCATCACCGACGAGGGCGTCCGCACGTTTTAA